One Balaenoptera ricei isolate mBalRic1 chromosome 16, mBalRic1.hap2, whole genome shotgun sequence genomic window carries:
- the SIRT1 gene encoding NAD-dependent protein deacetylase sirtuin-1 isoform X3 codes for MCLCSGRKTILEIYPGQFQPSLCHKFIALSDKEGKLLRNYTQNIDTLEQVAGIQRIIQCHGSFATASCLICKYKVDCEAVRGDIFNQVVPRCPRCPADEPLAIMKPEIVFFGENLPEQFHRAMKYDKDEVDLLIVIGSSLKVRPVALIPSSIPHEVPQILINREPLPHLHFDVELLGDCDVIINELCHRLGGEYAKLCCNPVKLSEITEKPPRTQKELAHLSELPPTPLNISEGSSSPEGTSPADSSVIVTLLDQETKSNGDDPDVSESKNCVEEKSQEVQTSARSIESINEQLESPDLKNVASSTGEKNERTSVAETVRKCWPARLAKEQISKRLDGNQYLFLPPNRYIFHGAEVYSDSEDDVLSSSSCGSNSDSGTCQSPSLEEPMEDESEIEEFYNGLEDDADVNERAGGTGFGADGGDQEAVNEATSMKQEATSINYPSNKS; via the exons ATGTGCCTGTGCAGTGGAAGGAAAACAATTTTG GAAATATATCCTGGACAATTCCAACCATCTCTTTGTCACAAATTCATAGCCTTGTCAGATAAGGAAGGAAAACTACTTCGCAACTATACTCAGAACATAGATACACTGGAACAGGTTGCAGGAATCCAAAGGATAATTCAGTGTCATG gTTCCTTTGCAACAGCATCTTGCCTGATTTGTAAATATAAAGTTGACTGTGAAGCTGTACGAGGAGATATTTTTAATCAG GTGGTTCCTCGATGTCCTAGGTGCCCAGCTGATGAACCACTTGCTATCATGAAACCAGAGATtgtcttttttggtgaaaatTTACCAGAACAGTTTCATAGAGCCATGAAGTATGACAAAGATGAAGTTGATCTTCTCATTGTTATTGGGTCTTCCCTGAAAGTAAGACCAGTAGCACTAATTCCGA GTTCCATACCCCATGAAGTGCCTCAGATATTAATTAATAGGGAACCTTTGCCTCACCTGCATTTTGATGTAGAGCTTCTTGGAGACTGTGATGTCATTATTAATGAATTGTGTCACAGGTTAGGTGGTGAATACGCCAAACTTTGCTGCAACCCTGTAAAGCTTTCAGAAATTACTGAAAAACCTCCACGAACACAAAAAGAATTGGCTCATTTGTCAGAGTTGCCACCCACACCCCTCAATATTTCAGAAGGCTCGAGTTCACCAGAAGGAACCTCACCAGCAGATTCTTCAGTGATTGTCACTCTTTTAGACCAAGAAACAAAGAGTAATGGTGATGATCCAGATGTGTCTGAATCAAAAAACTGTGTCGAAGAAAAATCACAGGAAGTACAGACTTCTGCTAGGAGCATTGAAAGTATTAATGAACAGTTGGAGAGTCCGGATTTGAAGAATGTTGCCTCCAGTactggggagaaaaatgaaagaacttcAGTTGCTGAAACAGTGAGAAAATGCTGGCCAGCTAGACTCGCAAAGGAGCAGATTAGTAAACGGCTTGATG GTAATCAATATCTGTTTTTACCACCAAACCGTTATATTTTCCATGGTGCTGAGGTATATTCAGACTCTGAAGATGATGTCTTATCCTCTAGTTCTTGTGGCAGTAACAGTGATAGTGGAACATGCCAGAGTCCAAGTTTAGAAGAACCTATGGAGGATGAAAGTGAGATTGAAGAATTTTACAATGGTTTGGAAGATGATGCTGATGTTAATGAGAGAGCCGGAGGAACTGGATTTGGAGCTGATGGAGGTGATCAAGAGGCAGTTAATGAAGCTACATCTATGAAACAGGAAGCAACAAGCATTAACTATCCATCGAACAAATCATAA